The DNA segment GCCGGTTGCCTTGGCAATCTGTTCAGTCTGAATCCACGCCAACGGGGAGTTCCACGCGATATGAATCAGACCGTCAAAGTGCGCCTGCACCTGCCGTTCATAGTTGCTGAACAATACGTAGTCGAAGTCCAGGCCATTGCGGATAAAATATTCTTTGAAGCCGTTCCAAATCGTCACGACTTTCGGGTCATAGGCCACCGCGCCCATCAACAAAGTGCTCAATTCTCTCTCCTTAGAATAGCGGCAGACCTGTGACGGCCTTGCCGATAAAGTCATACAGGACATCCGTGGTCGGCGCCATGACACCTGCCGCGCGGGTGTCGCGAAAATAGCGTTCCACTCCAACGTCCTTGCGAAACGCAATGCCGCCGCAGACACGCATGGCGATATCGAGCACTTCCGTCGCGGTTTCTCCGGCTGCCGCTTTGCATTCAAGCACTCGCAGCATCGTGTCCGGACGATTGGACTCAATTGCGTTCAGCGTGTCGTCAAGCAAAGCGGCGGCCATGTCCGCCTTGATTTGCATGCGGGCAACGTAACTGCGAATGGTCGGCAACTCGGCCAGCGCAATTCCTGAATACTCATATTTCGTTCCGGCATGTTTCGAAACACGCGCAATGGCTCCTTCCATCAGACCTATCGAGCAGCTTGCATTCAGCACATTGAACAAGGGCAGCACAACGCCCATCATGATGTCGAAGCCTTTGCCATCTTCACCGAGCATGGCGCTATGCGGAACATGCACGCCTTCGGCAATGGCCGGCGAGGAGTCGTTGCCGCGCAGACCGAGACCGTTGAATGGGCCCTGCACTTTGAGTCCGTTTGCGTTGGCGGGTACAAGCCAAATCGTGCTTAACCCCTCTGCAGCAAGCGGCCTCGAAGACCACACATAGGCAGTGGCTTTCGAGGCCGAGGTTATCCAACTCTTCTTGGCATTTAAGACGACGCCGCTGGAATTGGGCTCCGCCGTGCTGACGGGCGCCCAGAAATGGCTGCGCGAGCCGGCTTCGCTAAAGGCGAGCGTCGAGAGATGTTTTCCCGATGCAGCTGCCCTGCGAGTTTCTGTGTCGCCGTGCGCTTCGAGAACGGCGGCTCCGCAGAAGTGCATGCACACCACCATGCCGGTTGAGCCGCATTCCCGCGAAACACGGCGTACGATTGTGCTTGCCCCCCGCGGCCCCAACGCGAGGCCACCGACTTCTTTTGCGCTCACCGCACCGAGCAATCCCGCGTCGGCCAATGCGTTGACTGCCTCATGCGGGAACTTGCCATAGCTGTCCACTTCCGCCGCATGTGCGGCAACCACCTCGCTCGCAATTCGTTCGAGCGCTTCCTTCCAATTCGTACTCAAACTTGCCTCCTTGTTGTGCGCAACGCTCCAGCGCACGAACAAGTAAGCCTGCTCCTACACCGGTGCGCTGTGCGGTTGTGGTCCGGCTCCGCCGAACCTGTTACCGGTTCACCGATGATAGGTCATTCTATTCACCTTCGTATTCCGCGATTTGTGTTACACTTCCCACGGAGCTTTCAAAATATTGTTTCCGAACTTGTTGGTAGCGCGGGTCGGCAAAAAACTCTATGGAATGTTGCTTCGATGGAAACACAATCATGAACACGCGATTGATTTCCACATCGCAGCATTTTTTCAGCACTTCACTAACTTTGAAATCATAGTCGAATCTCCCGCCGTACTCCTCCAAAAGCGGCATCATGTGCTTGCGATAAGTCGTATAGCCTTCCGAATCAGTTATCTGCATCGCCATGATGCGCCGGAACTCCACGCGCTATCCCTTCACTAACATAAACGACATACCGTCGTAGCCTTTTGAACCGAC comes from the bacterium genome and includes:
- a CDS encoding acyl-CoA/acyl-ACP dehydrogenase, which produces MSTNWKEALERIASEVVAAHAAEVDSYGKFPHEAVNALADAGLLGAVSAKEVGGLALGPRGASTIVRRVSRECGSTGMVVCMHFCGAAVLEAHGDTETRRAAASGKHLSTLAFSEAGSRSHFWAPVSTAEPNSSGVVLNAKKSWITSASKATAYVWSSRPLAAEGLSTIWLVPANANGLKVQGPFNGLGLRGNDSSPAIAEGVHVPHSAMLGEDGKGFDIMMGVVLPLFNVLNASCSIGLMEGAIARVSKHAGTKYEYSGIALAELPTIRSYVARMQIKADMAAALLDDTLNAIESNRPDTMLRVLECKAAAGETATEVLDIAMRVCGGIAFRKDVGVERYFRDTRAAGVMAPTTDVLYDFIGKAVTGLPLF
- a CDS encoding DUF1330 domain-containing protein — its product is MAMQITDSEGYTTYRKHMMPLLEEYGGRFDYDFKVSEVLKKCCDVEINRVFMIVFPSKQHSIEFFADPRYQQVRKQYFESSVGSVTQIAEYEGE